In the Aeromicrobium fastidiosum genome, GGACTTCGCCCCGCCGCGAGCCACTTCGAGCTCAGCTGCCGCCGGCAACGGCGGGGATAATCGACACCTGGGAGCCGTCCGGCGTGGGGGTCTCGAGGCCCTGCGAGAAGCGGACGTCCTCCTCGGCGACGTAGATGTTGACGAACCGGCGCAGCTTGCCCTCGTCGTCGACGACGCGCGCCCGGATGCCCGGGAAGCTCGCCTCGAGCGAGTCGAGCACCTCGGTCAGGGTGGCTCCCTCGGCGGTGACCTGCGACTGCTCCTGCGTGTAGGTGCGCAGGATCGTGGGGATGC is a window encoding:
- a CDS encoding ubiquitin-like small modifier protein 1, yielding MSINVRIPTILRTYTQEQSQVTAEGATLTEVLDSLEASFPGIRARVVDDEGKLRRFVNIYVAEEDVRFSQGLETPTPDGSQVSIIPAVAGGS